GGTCGGAGCGCAAGGACAGGGGACGCCGGGATTGCAGGCTTCGCCCGGATAACTCGGACCACCCACGCTCGGATCTACGGACGCATGGCTCGGCGGAGGAGGGACGGCACCATAGTTGGAGTTTTTCGGATTGTTGTCGTAGGCGGTGGCGGGCTGCGGAGCCCAGCTGCGCGGCAGCCAAGCCGTGTACGACGGCGGAGCGCTCCCCTTCGCATAAGGTGAGATCTCTTTTTGAGTGAGGCGTCCGACCTGCATGTCGGGCTGCTGTCCGTAGATCGGACCCGTGGTCGGCCCACTGCTGAGCGAATTGTTCGGCGAATAGTGCGGAATCGCCGGCGGCGTAGAGAAGTCCGGCGTCGGCGGAACATAGTTGCCGCTGACATAGTTCCCCGTGTTGTAGTTGCCGTTGTAGCTGCCTGGACCGTAGCTATTCGGTCCACTCTGCGGCCCGTTTGGCGAGCCGTTAGGAGACACGTTCGGCGATAAGATCGTCGGGGCCGTTGTCGCGACCGGTGGTGCCGCAACGACGGGAACCGGAGGGGGGACGATAGGCGTCGCAATCGGCGTTGTGATCGGGGCCGTCATGGGCGTGCCGTACGACACCGCCGGTGCACTGGTTGGCGATGCCGGGCCTGAATCGCCGTGCGACGAACTGTAAACGGGCGGCGACACGTAGGTCGGCGTGGTGCCCGTTCCGCTGCCGTTTACAGCGCTGTAGGGAACGATCTGCGGCGGGGCGCTGCTCGGGCTCACAGGGAATTGAGGCCCTGCGGCGATGGTGCCCGGTATCCGACCGCCGCCGTTAGGGTAGCCGGCCATCTGTGCGGATGTCGTTCCGGTCGAGGCCGAAATCGCGATGAGTCCGAGAGCAGTAATAAACGGGCGCGTTGCCATGATCCGGCTCCCCTTGAGAAGCGGCTCGCGGTACGTTCGACCGCGAAACGCCGACTCTCTAGAAATCGGATCGGAGCCGTTAGACCCGGCACTTCAGTTGCAACCGATGCCGGCGCTACGACCGACAAAACCGGCAAACCTATCCTGGCCCGCAAAACTTGCCGAAATGCAAGAGTGCCGCGATGAAAATCGAGTAGCGGCGAATACTGCGTTGAGTTTAACGCCCCGGCCAGTCGATTACCGGCAGCTTCGTCTCGGCCTCGATCGCTAGCAGCCGGTTATATTTTGCGAGCCGCTCGCTTTGCGTGATCGAGCCGACCTTGATCTGATCGGCCCCCCAGCCGACCGCCAAGTCGGCCAGCCAGTCATCTTCCGTTTCTCCGCTTCGCGCGCTGACGGTCACACGCCAATTCGCCGCACGGGCGATTCGGAGCGCCTCGGCAGCTTCGCTGAGCGTACCGATCTGATTCACCTTCAAGAGCAGGGCATCTGCCGAGCCGGTTTCGATGGCGCGGCGAATCCGTTCGGGATTCGTGCAGAGGAAATCATCGCCGAGCGTGAGTGCCCGTCCGGTAAGTGCGCGCCGGAGCTCGGGCCAGTGGTCCCAGTCGTCTTCGGCGAGAGCATCTTCGAGGCTGACGATCGGGTACTTATCCAACCAACCGGCGACGAGGCCGATCATTTCGCTCGACGACAGGCTACGATCGTCGAACCGGTATCGGCCGGCTTCGTAGAAGTGGCTCGAGGCCACGTCGACGGCGATTGCGACATCGCTGTTCGGTGCGAAGCCTGCGCGATGGATGGCATCGACGGCGTCGACGAGCATCGCTTCGGTCGCAGGAAACGGCGGCGCAAGTCCCCCTTCGTCCGCCTTGAGTGCGCGAGCGCCGTACTTTTCGTGAGTGAGCTTCGCAGCTGCTTGATACACGGCATACACGACCGCCAACCCTTCGTCGATCGTCGGTGCTGTGGCCGGCACGACGAGTACGTCTTGAATACACACCTGCCCGCCGGCATGTTTGCCGCCGCTGAAGAGATTGATCGTCATTCGGGGCAACGTGCGCGGCTCGCTGCCGATCGCCTGGGCGAAGTAGCGGTAAAGCGGCAAGTGTTGCGCAGCGGCTTGAGCCCGCGCGAAGGCCATGGAGACCGCCAAAACGGCATTTGCCCCCAGGTTCGACTTGTTCGGAGTACCGTCGAGCGCTAGCAGTTCGTCGTCGAGTTGGCGTTGCGTCTCGAACGATCGACCTGCGAGTCGGTCATGGATCGGGCCGCAGACGTTCGCGACCGCTTTACGGCAGCCGAGACCACCGTAGCGCTGCTGGTCGCCGTCGCGCAGTTCGAGCATCTCCGCTTTTCCGGTCGATGCTCCGCTCGGTATCGAAGCGGCGCCGGTAGCGCCGTCGGCGAACGTGCAGGAGGCCCACACCGTCGGTCGGCCTCGGCTATCGAGAATCTCGCGGGCCGCGATTTGCCGGATCTTCGCCATTTATTCCCTTTCGATTTCTTCCAAAAAGCGGTCGACCAGATCGAACACGTCGGCCGGCGGATCGGCGATCAGCTGGACCACCGCTTCCCGCTGCCGACTTCGCTCTTCGGTGCTGAGATATTCCAGCGGAGAGCGACCGACGACCCGAGCCAAGAGGCAGCCGAGTGTGTGACGCACGCAACGCTCGACCGGCATGACTTTATCGATGCCGAAGAAGCGGCCGATGATCGAGTAGTTGTCCCAAAACACAATCGCACCATCGGCGAATTCATCGCGCTGCTTCGGCAGGTGATGCGCTTTGCTCAACAGGTGGGTGAGCGCGAAACCGACATCGAATGCCGGGTCGCCGAAGTGGATGACTTCGTGATCGAGCAGTACGAGTCTCTTGTTTCGGACGAGCACGTTTTTCGGACTGTAGTCGCCATGTACGAGCGTGAGCTGCTGCGCTCGAGTATCGGCGATGAGTTGCGCATAAAACTCGGCTGCACGCGCTTCGGCCACGGCACTGACTTCGTAATACGGATGCAGCCGGAGCGACTCGAAGAACGTGCGATCACCGAACAACGGGAGCAGTTCATCGCGCCTCGCAAAGCTCTTTCCATGGATTCCGCCGAGCAGCAGGCCGAAATCTTTGATCAAATCGAGACCGACTTCGCCCCGCAGCAACATCGACTTCCAGTTCTCATGGGGCTCGGGCACCGCTTCCATCGCCAAGACATGATGTCGCTCGTCGTCGAAGATCAGCTTCGGAATCGCGCCGGCCGGAGCAAGCTCGCCGAGCACTTGCATGCCGAGTGCTTCACGATGCACGCGACTCGGGTCGCTGAACCAATCGCCGGGGACGCGGAGCTTCGCGAGCGATTGCTTCAAGACCCAGGCTCGGCCGTCGGCAAACGTGGCGAGCACGGTGCGACTGGAGACCCCGCCGACTAAGACCTTGTGTGATGTGAGTTCTCCCGCGCGCATCCAGTCGGCAGTGAGGAGATACGTTTCCAACACAGTGCGGCATTCGATATCGAGTTCAGCAATGTCGTCGTTCGGATCGTTCATGCGAGCATTCTAGCGAAGTGCGACCAAAGTAGCAGGCACGTTCCACGTGCCGTCCGCCACGAAACTCATTGCGGCGCGATACGGCTTCTTTACAAAACGATGCGTGTGGCTACGGCACGTGGAACGTGCCTGCAACGTTGGCCTGCTACTTTGCGGCCAGTCGCTTGGCTTCGGTGAGCACGTCGATCAGCATCGCGTGCGTGAGTACGCCGGTAAACGTGTTCTGCTGACTCGGGTGGTAGCAGCCGACGAGGCAGCGCCCGTCGACAAGCGGTGCGATGGCGCCGTGTCCGAACTTCGGGTTGCGGATCGGCCTGCCCGGCGCGGAGGGGACGAGCAGGTCGCGAGTTTTCAATTCGCGCACCGTCGCATTCCAGGCGATTTGCCCGAGTGCGAGAAAGACTCGCACCGGCAAGAGTTCGATGGTACGCGACATCCATTCGCGGCAGTTTGCCGTTTCCTCGACCGTAGGTTTGTTATCCGGCGGCGCACAGTGGCAAACGGCCGTGACCGCGCAGTCGTGTAATGCAAGACCGTCTTCGCGAGCAGTGGAAGTCGGTTGATTCGCGAGTCCGACTTCGTGCATTGCTCGAAAGAGAAAGTCGCCGCTCCGATCACCGGTGAAGACTCGGCCCGTCCGGTTGGCGCCATGCGCGGCTGGGGCCAGGCCGACGATCAGAATTCGAGCCCGCACGTCGCCGAAATTCGGCACCGGCAAGCCCCAGTATTCCTCTTCGCGATGCGCCGCCTTCCGTTCCGCCGCCACGCGCAAGCAATAATCGCGTAGCCGCGGGCATCGATCGCAATCGACGATCGAACGATTGAGTCGCTCCCAATCGCCGTGCGAAGAACGTTGCCGTGCCATGGACGGCACTTAGTCTTCGTCTGCCCGGAGCTTCGCCATGACGGTGAAATCTTCGAGCGTGCTCGTGTCGCCGGTCGATTCCTTGCCGGCCGCGATGTCTCGCAGCAAACGTCGCATGATCTTGCCGCTGCGGGTCTTCGGGAGCGACGTCGTGAAGCGAATGTCATCCGGTTGGGCCAGCGCCCCGATTTCCTTGCGGACGTGCTTCTTCAACTCCGCACGAAGGGCATCGTTCGGCTCCCCCTTGCGAATCACGACGAACACCGCGACCGCTTCGCCCTTGATCGGATCGGGGCGACCGACCGCCGCCGCTTCCGCCACCGAGGGATGGCTAACCAACGCACTTTCGATTTCGATCGTGCTGAGGCGATGGCCCGAGACGTTGAGAACGTCGTCGATGCGCCCCATGATCCAGTAGTAGCCGTCGGTGTCGCAGCGGGAGTTGTCGCCGGCGAGATAATGGCCTGCGACTTTCGACCAGTACGTTTCCTTATAGCGGGCATCGTCGCCCCAAATACCGCGCAGCATTCCCGGCCAAGGCTGAGCCATGACGAGCCACCCGCCACGGCCTGGCGCAACAGGATTGCCTTGCTCGTCGACGATCTTCGGCACGATCCCCGGCAGCGGCTTGGTGCAGCTTCCCGGCTTCGTCGCGATGACGCCGGGAAGCGGACTCATCATGATGCCGCCGGTTTCGGTTTGCCACCAAGTATCGACGATCGGGCAACGTCCGCCGCCGATCTTGTGGTGATACCACATCCAAGCTTCCGGATTGATCCCTTCTCCGACGGAGCCGAGCAAGCGCAGGCTGGAGAGGTCGTGCTTGTCGACCCATTCGTCGCCCCATTTGATGAACGAGCGGATCGCGGTCGGTGCGGTGTAGAAGATCGAAACTCGGTACTTCTCGATGATCTCCCAGAAGCGGCCTTCGTTCGGTGCGTTGGGAGCCCCTTCGTACATCAGAACCGTCGCGCCTGCCGTGAGCGGGCCATAGGTGATGTAGCTGTGGCCGGTCACCCAACCGCAGTCGGCAGTACACCAATAGACGTCTTCTTCGCGCAGATCGAAGACCCATTCGGTCGTCTTCTTGACGAACAAGTTGTAGCCGGCAGTCGTGTGCTTAATGCCTTTCGGCTTTCCGGTCGAGCCGGAGGTGTAAAGGATAAAGAGAGGATGTTCGCTGTCGAGCGGCTCGGCCGGGCAACGGGCATCGACCTCGGTCATAAGGTCGTGGTACCAGTAATCGCGATCGGCCTGCATGTGCGTTTCGATGCCGATGCGCTTCACAACGACGCAATGCTGCACGGTCGGCGATTTGGCGAGCGCAACATCGACATTGGTCTTCAGCGGCAGTTGCGAGCCGCGCCGCCAGCCGCCATCGGCCGTGATGACGAGCTTGGCCTTGGCGTCGTTGTTGCGATCGGCGATCGCTTCGCTGGAGAAGCCGCCGAAGATCACGGAATGGACGGCACCGATTCGGGCACAGGCCAACATCGCGATGACCAGTTCGGGGATCATCGGCATGTAGATCGAGACGACGTCTCCTTGCTTGATGCCAAGCTTCTTCAGGACGTTCGCAAACTTGCAAACCTCATGATGCAAGGTTTGATACGTGAAGATCCGCTGATCGCCCGGCTCCCCTTCCCAGATGAGCGCGGCTTTATTGGCACGCGGCGTCGTGAGATGCAAGTCGAGCGCGTTGTACGAGGCGTTCGTTTGGCCGCCGACGAACCACTTGGCGTCCGGCTCCTTCCAGTCGAGCACTTGGTCGAACGGCTTGAACCAATGCAGTTCTTTACCGAGCTTCCCCCAGAACCCAGAGGGATCGCGAGCCGCTTCGTTCCACATCGCCTCGTACTGCTCTTGCGAATTGATCCGGGCCTTCGCCGTGAACTCGGCGGAGGGAGGAAAGAGTCGCGTCTCTTGCATTACGGTGTCGACGCTTCCGGACGAAACTGCGGACATGCGAGGCTCCCAAGGAAGGCAATCGGAAAAAATCGGCTTGAATTCGGAACTTGTAGGACGGCTCGGATCGGGTAACGAACTAGAAGACAAAGGGCTCACGGCGGCAGCGAGAAATACGCTACCGCGCGGGCGAAACGAAGCTCTCGTCCCGATCGGAGGCCGCCGTTGAAAGCGGATCCGCGATTCTAAAGTGGGCGGAAAGCAGTGTCAAATACGCGAAAATCGCGAAAACAGGCGGAGTCAACCGCATGTCGCGAAGCTGCGCGGCTAACGAGGCCTGTGCCTACGGCAACTCTTTAACGTAGATGTTCTTGAAAAAGAGGACGTTGCCGTGGTTCTGGAGTTCGATGGTTCCCTTGGGATAGATCGGAGTCTTGCGATCCTTGTCCCAATAGTTTTCCATCACGACATCGTCGACGACGAGTTCGCCGTTGAGCTTTACGCACACACTATCGCCGACCATTTTGATCCAGAACGTGTTCCATTGGCCGATCGTTTTATCGGCGACCTTCGTCGGCTTGCTCGGATTCTTCGCGTTGTTGTAAATGCCGCCGGAGCCGATTCGCTCGTTCGATTTCTTGATTTGGAGGTCGGGATCCCAGATCTGAATCTGAGGGCTGCCGCGCAGATAGATGCCGCTGTCGCCGTCTTTTTCGATCTTCCAATCGACATAGAGTTCGAAGTTGCCGTAGTCCTTATCGGTGCAAAGGTTTTGCCCTTTGCCGTCGAACAGGATGACGCCGTCGACGGCCTTCCAATGTTGCTTGGCCGATTCGTCGCCGATTTTTTGCGCCGTGGCAAGCTCCTCAGGCGACGCAGCAAGCCGCTCCGGCATCGTCAGCCCGGTCGTCTTCGTCGGGTCTTTCGCTTGCGGCTTGAGCGGCAGGCCGCGCCAGTTGTCGAGATCCTTGCCGTTAAACAGCGCGACGAAGCCTTCCGGAGGTGTATTGTCGGCGGCAGAAGCGACGAACGGAAACGCCGCAAAGATACTTGCGAAGAAGAGCGTGGTGCGTGCGAACGACATGGCGTGAACTCCGGAGGGAAATCGAAGGCGGTGCGCAGGGCGAGCAATCGCGCAAAGCATAATCCCCCCTCCGACACGACGCAAACGATTCCACCGGCCCGGCGTAAAACCAATGATCCACCGCCGCCATGCCCTGTTAGAGCGCGGCGGTCAATTTCTTCTCATCCGTTTTGCCGACATCGGTCGAACGGGTCAGGGCGAAAGGGCTTCCCTTCCGGCGCGTATCGCCGAAGCTGATGCCCAACGCTCGCGCCGCCCGTACGGCCGAGCTATCCGGCTCGACAGTCCGGAGTTTCGCCACGGCGTCGGTAATCCAGACGCTGTCGATCGACGGCGGATTAAAGCACACCATCCGACCGAATTCGCCGCGATGGATCAAGTCTACGGCGAACGCTCCGAACTGCGTGGCGAGCACGCGATCGAACGTCGTCGGCGGGCCGCCGCGTTGCAAGTGGCCGAGCACGACGCAGCGCGTCTCGCGTCCGAGGCGCGATTGAATCTCGGCAGCGACGACGTTCCCGATTCCGCCGAGAGCGGCTTGGCTGTTTTCCTGAGCACCGGTTCTGGTAACGACGCCCCCTTGCGGCAGGTGAGCTCCTTCGGCAACGACGATGAGCGTGAATTTTTTTCCTTGATGATCCCGCTCGAGAATCTTTTGGCAGACCCCCTCGAAGGTCCAATCGATTTCCGGAAGGAGAATCACATCGCCGCCGCCGGCGATTCCGGCATGCAGGGCGATCCATCCGGCATGTCGGCCCATCACTTCGAGCACCATCACACGGTCGTGCGCCGCGGCCGTGGTGTGGAGACGATCCAGCGCATCGGTGGCGCAAGCAACCGCGCTATCGAAGCCGAACGTATAGGCCGTGGCCGAAAGGTCGTTGTCGATCGTTTTCGGAACTCCGACGACCGGAATTCCATGCTCGTGAAACTGTTGAGCGATCGAAAGGGAGCCGTCGCCGCCGATGCACACGATGCCGGACAAGTTCAATTGCTCGACCGTCGCCTGCACGCCGGCCAACAACTCCGGATCGAGTTCTTCGCGGTTGTCGACTCCCGATCGAGCGACGAAGCGCCCTTTGTTGGTCGAGCCGAGAATCGTGCCTCCCTGATTGAGAATGCCCGAGGTGTTTTTCGAGTTGAGTTGCTTGTAAGTGACGGGATCGACGAGCCCTTCATAACCGCGCAAGAAGCCGATGCATTCGTAGCCGAGTTGCTGCGAGCTTTTCACGGTGCCGCGAATAACCGCGTTGAGTCCCGGACAATCGCCGCCGCTGGTGAGAATGCCGATGCGCTTCGTGGTCATGACGATGTCCGCAGTTTGGAGGAAGAGATACGTGAGCCCGAACGTAGCGTTGCGCGAATTGCAACTTCTTAGGAACAGCCGTTATCGCGAAAGAAAGAACGATCGGTCGACCCACAAACGTAGGTCGCGCTTAAGTCGTAGGGTGTTAAGCGGGCGATGCAGCGGTCGTCGTGTGCGGAGGGCGAGGCCGCGAACGGTTGTCGGACGTACGGCTTATGCTGGACATGCCGGTCGGTCGTATTATGCTGGCGGCGAGTTCGGTAATGCAAATCTCTGGATTTATTCGGAAAGTGCCACGCCCATGAACGTCAGACTTAGGTTCGTTTCCGCTTTGTTCGGCCTAGCCGTCTCCTTCAGCGCGGCTCCGTTCGCGACGGCTCAAGCACCCGCGGTGCCGTCCGCACCGGTGATTCAGACGAAGCCGGCTCCTTCGGCCACGGCGAAGCCCGTCGAACCGCCGGAAGCGCCCGATGTTACGATCACACCCGTGTCGCGCGACGGCAAATGGATGATTCGGCATGAGCTGATTAACTCGCGCGCCGTTCCCGGCGAGGTCGACGTCATTTTCTTCGGCGACTCGATCACGCAAGGTTGGGAAGGAGACGGCAAGGAAGTATGGGCCAAGTATTACGGCTCGCGTAAGGCGATGAATGCCGGCATTAGCGGAGATAGGACGCAGCACGTTCTGTGGAGAATCGAAAACGGCAACATCAAAGGGATCACACCGAAGTTGGCGGTGTTGATGATCGGCACGAACAACTCCGGCAGAAACACGTCGGAGCAGATCGCCGACGGCATTAAGGCCATCGTCGCCAAGCTTCGAGAGAAGTTGCCGCAGACGAAAGTGCTTGTTCTCGCGGTGTTTCCTCGCGGTCCGGATGCAGCCAGTAAGTTGCGCATCGTGAACGAGAAAGCCAACGCCATCGTGAAGTCGCTCGACGACGGTAAGTCGATCTTTTATCTCGACATCGGCCCGCAATTCCTCAGCGCCGATGGTACGCTCGACAAGAAGATTATGTACGACCTGCTACATCTCACCCCGGAAGGCTACGAGATCTGGGCGAAGAGCATCGAGCCGAAAGTCGTCGAGCTGCTCGGGGAGAAAAAGTAGCAAGACCATGGCTCGATGTCGGCGAATCGCATTGAGCATGCGCCGACGTCGGCCGGTCTCTACGCATCGAACTCGAGGCGGTCCAAAATCGATAGTCCGATCTGTAGCGCACTCGTCGCTGCCGGTGATGGCGCATTGCAGACATTCACGACTCGCCCGAAGTTTTGGATGACGAAATCATCGACGATCGAGCCATCGTTCGCGACGGCTTGCGCCCGCACTCCCGCCGGAGCCGCCGTGAGCTGATCGCTCGTGATCTCGGGAATGAGCCGTTGCAAGGCCGCGACGAACGCTCCTTTGCTGAACGAACGCCGCATTTCGCCGAGGCCCGTGCGCCAATGCTTCGCCGCGAGTTTGCGAAACCCACGATACGCGAGCGTCTCGCCGAGGTCGCGGAGGTTGATGTCGCGCTTCCGATATCCTTCACGTGCGAACGCCAACACGGCGTTCGGTCCGCATTCCACTTTGCCGCTCGTCATCCTTGTGAAGTGGACTCCGAGAAACGGAAAGCTTGGGTCGGGCACCGGATAGATCAGATTTCTGCAGAGGTGCTTGGCCTCGGGCTTGAGCTCGTAATACTCGCCGCGAAACGGCACGATCTTCACTTCCGGCTCGCGCCCGCTCAGCCGTGTCGTCCGATCGGAATGCAGACCGGTGCAGTTCACGATGCGCGACGCCCGAAATTCACCGGCCGTCGTCGTTACCACAACGCCGTCGGTTTCTTGCCGCATCGCCGTGACCTTGGCCTGCGTCGTGAACTCGCCGCCGGCTTCTTGAATTCGCTCGACGAGCCGGCGGCAAACTCCGCGATAGTCGACGATGCCCGCCTCCGGCACATGGATCGCTCGAATCCCTGCGGTATACGGCTCGAGTTCGCAGAGCCGTTCGCGACCGATCATCTCGCATTGCACGCCGTTGGCTTGGCCGCGCTCGAAAATCCGTTGCAAGCCCGGCAACTCTTGCTCGCTACAGGCGACGATGACCTTGCCGCAAACGTCGTAAGCGACACCCTCGCGCTCGCAAAACTCTTCCATCAACTTTTTGCCGCTACGACAATTTAGCGCTCGCAACGAGCCCGGCTTGTAGTAGATTCCGGAGTGCAACACGCCGGAGTTGTGCCCCGTCTGATGAGCGGCGGGCCCGGCTTCTTTCTCCAGCACTCGAATCGTTCGTCCAGGAAAGCGCTGCGTGAATTGATACGCCGTGGAGAGCCCGACGATTCCTCCGCCGATCACGATCACATCGGATGTTTGCATGCGAGTTCCGAAAAAACAACTTCGGCGAATCGAGATCAGCGCAACAACAGCAAGCGATAGCGTCGCCGCTCGCCGTCGACATCGCTGTGCCACTCGCCGACGGTCGTCGGGCCGGTCGTGGGTCGGGCCGCCATCGCCGTGTCGGCCAGCGTCGACAGCGTGGCATCATAGCCGATCGTGCGGCTGCTTGCTCCGTCGTCGGCCTCGTTCTCGGCGAGAAAAAGATGGGTAAAACCCGCGGCTTTTAATCGCTGCTCGAACGGTGTCGCGTCGGCGAGCGTCGGGCGATTGTAGCCCGTATAGCGACGATAGATGTTCTCGCGCGTCCAACGAGGGTAGTAGTAAAACGCGCGTTGTTCTTGGCTCAGCACATGCGCATCGCTCGACAGATTGCGATTGATCCACGCGGCCGAATCGAACGTCGGCTCGCGACGCGCGAGAAACGCTTCCCGCGATTCCATTCCCGTCGCCACGGCGAATAGAGGGCGTGCTCTCACCATAGGAATCGTTGCAAGGCAGAGCAGCACGATTACGAAAGCCGAGCGTGCGATGCGTCGTGGCAACGGCGACCAGTTCGCCATCTCGCAGAGAGCCGCCATCGCGATGACGGAGAAGATCGGTACCAGCGGAAACAGAAACCGCACGTTTTGTCGTAACAGCACGCAGCCCATTCCGTAGAACGCCGCCGTGATCGCAAGCGGTCGCAATTCGCGGCGTCTGGAAGAAACGATCACGCAGGGGGCCAGCATCAGGAATAACGGCCCGAGTTGTTGCCCGCGCCCCCCGAATCGCTCGGGCTCCATCGTCATCGACCAAGGTGCTAAGAGCAGAGCCCCGAAGCCACGGCCGAGCGGCGTCTTCGATTCCGGGAAGGTCGACGGTGCTCCCTCGGTAAAGTGTGTGGAGAGAAACGGAAACACCGGATCGCCTCGATGATAGCCGGCTCGCAGGTACCAAGGTCCGGCGACGACCGCGGCCGCGGCAACCGCGACGCACGTACCTCGGATCCACTGCGGCCGGCTGGAAAGTCGCGCTCGCGCGATCGTCGCGAAAGCGAGAGTCGCAAGTACGCCCGCGAAGACGAGACCGGTGTACTTCACGGCCAACGCTCCGCCGACCATCAAGCCGAGCATCGTTAACGATGATTTTCGCGGCAACGAATCTCGATTCGGATCTTGCGCCGCGCGCAGCCAGGCGGTGAGCGCCAATGTCGTATAAAGCGAAAGCGCAACGTCGTTCAAGGGGGCGGTCATCTGATTGTTGATGCCGGGCGTAAGCAGCACGATGCAAGCCGCACCGGCGCTCCCGTTCCGTCCTAGCAGCGGCAAGGCCAGCACATAAGCAGCTCCTGCCAAAAGTGCGCCGCTGAACCAGTGCATCAGTTGAGCACCGCTTGCGCCATCGATCGCGAGCCCCCACAGAAACCACATCTCGGCGAGCAACGGAAACGTCGAGTTATCGTTGTCGCGATAGTAAGTCAGCGCATTATCAGCGAGAAACCGCTTCGGCAATTCCAAGTG
The window above is part of the Planctomycetia bacterium genome. Proteins encoded here:
- the eno gene encoding phosphopyruvate hydratase (catalyzes the formation of phosphoenolpyruvate from 2-phospho-D-glycerate in glycolysis); translation: MAKIRQIAAREILDSRGRPTVWASCTFADGATGAASIPSGASTGKAEMLELRDGDQQRYGGLGCRKAVANVCGPIHDRLAGRSFETQRQLDDELLALDGTPNKSNLGANAVLAVSMAFARAQAAAQHLPLYRYFAQAIGSEPRTLPRMTINLFSGGKHAGGQVCIQDVLVVPATAPTIDEGLAVVYAVYQAAAKLTHEKYGARALKADEGGLAPPFPATEAMLVDAVDAIHRAGFAPNSDVAIAVDVASSHFYEAGRYRFDDRSLSSSEMIGLVAGWLDKYPIVSLEDALAEDDWDHWPELRRALTGRALTLGDDFLCTNPERIRRAIETGSADALLLKVNQIGTLSEAAEALRIARAANWRVTVSARSGETEDDWLADLAVGWGADQIKVGSITQSERLAKYNRLLAIEAETKLPVIDWPGR
- a CDS encoding phosphotransferase; translation: MNDPNDDIAELDIECRTVLETYLLTADWMRAGELTSHKVLVGGVSSRTVLATFADGRAWVLKQSLAKLRVPGDWFSDPSRVHREALGMQVLGELAPAGAIPKLIFDDERHHVLAMEAVPEPHENWKSMLLRGEVGLDLIKDFGLLLGGIHGKSFARRDELLPLFGDRTFFESLRLHPYYEVSAVAEARAAEFYAQLIADTRAQQLTLVHGDYSPKNVLVRNKRLVLLDHEVIHFGDPAFDVGFALTHLLSKAHHLPKQRDEFADGAIVFWDNYSIIGRFFGIDKVMPVERCVRHTLGCLLARVVGRSPLEYLSTEERSRQREAVVQLIADPPADVFDLVDRFLEEIERE
- a CDS encoding uracil-DNA glycosylase, with the protein product MARQRSSHGDWERLNRSIVDCDRCPRLRDYCLRVAAERKAAHREEEYWGLPVPNFGDVRARILIVGLAPAAHGANRTGRVFTGDRSGDFLFRAMHEVGLANQPTSTAREDGLALHDCAVTAVCHCAPPDNKPTVEETANCREWMSRTIELLPVRVFLALGQIAWNATVRELKTRDLLVPSAPGRPIRNPKFGHGAIAPLVDGRCLVGCYHPSQQNTFTGVLTHAMLIDVLTEAKRLAAK
- the acs gene encoding acetate--CoA ligase, producing the protein MSAVSSGSVDTVMQETRLFPPSAEFTAKARINSQEQYEAMWNEAARDPSGFWGKLGKELHWFKPFDQVLDWKEPDAKWFVGGQTNASYNALDLHLTTPRANKAALIWEGEPGDQRIFTYQTLHHEVCKFANVLKKLGIKQGDVVSIYMPMIPELVIAMLACARIGAVHSVIFGGFSSEAIADRNNDAKAKLVITADGGWRRGSQLPLKTNVDVALAKSPTVQHCVVVKRIGIETHMQADRDYWYHDLMTEVDARCPAEPLDSEHPLFILYTSGSTGKPKGIKHTTAGYNLFVKKTTEWVFDLREEDVYWCTADCGWVTGHSYITYGPLTAGATVLMYEGAPNAPNEGRFWEIIEKYRVSIFYTAPTAIRSFIKWGDEWVDKHDLSSLRLLGSVGEGINPEAWMWYHHKIGGGRCPIVDTWWQTETGGIMMSPLPGVIATKPGSCTKPLPGIVPKIVDEQGNPVAPGRGGWLVMAQPWPGMLRGIWGDDARYKETYWSKVAGHYLAGDNSRCDTDGYYWIMGRIDDVLNVSGHRLSTIEIESALVSHPSVAEAAAVGRPDPIKGEAVAVFVVIRKGEPNDALRAELKKHVRKEIGALAQPDDIRFTTSLPKTRSGKIMRRLLRDIAAGKESTGDTSTLEDFTVMAKLRADED
- a CDS encoding DUF1080 domain-containing protein; the encoded protein is MSFARTTLFFASIFAAFPFVASAADNTPPEGFVALFNGKDLDNWRGLPLKPQAKDPTKTTGLTMPERLAASPEELATAQKIGDESAKQHWKAVDGVILFDGKGQNLCTDKDYGNFELYVDWKIEKDGDSGIYLRGSPQIQIWDPDLQIKKSNERIGSGGIYNNAKNPSKPTKVADKTIGQWNTFWIKMVGDSVCVKLNGELVVDDVVMENYWDKDRKTPIYPKGTIELQNHGNVLFFKNIYVKELP
- a CDS encoding 6-phosphofructokinase; this translates as MTTKRIGILTSGGDCPGLNAVIRGTVKSSQQLGYECIGFLRGYEGLVDPVTYKQLNSKNTSGILNQGGTILGSTNKGRFVARSGVDNREELDPELLAGVQATVEQLNLSGIVCIGGDGSLSIAQQFHEHGIPVVGVPKTIDNDLSATAYTFGFDSAVACATDALDRLHTTAAAHDRVMVLEVMGRHAGWIALHAGIAGGGDVILLPEIDWTFEGVCQKILERDHQGKKFTLIVVAEGAHLPQGGVVTRTGAQENSQAALGGIGNVVAAEIQSRLGRETRCVVLGHLQRGGPPTTFDRVLATQFGAFAVDLIHRGEFGRMVCFNPPSIDSVWITDAVAKLRTVEPDSSAVRAARALGISFGDTRRKGSPFALTRSTDVGKTDEKKLTAAL
- a CDS encoding GDSL family lipase, translating into MNVRLRFVSALFGLAVSFSAAPFATAQAPAVPSAPVIQTKPAPSATAKPVEPPEAPDVTITPVSRDGKWMIRHELINSRAVPGEVDVIFFGDSITQGWEGDGKEVWAKYYGSRKAMNAGISGDRTQHVLWRIENGNIKGITPKLAVLMIGTNNSGRNTSEQIADGIKAIVAKLREKLPQTKVLVLAVFPRGPDAASKLRIVNEKANAIVKSLDDGKSIFYLDIGPQFLSADGTLDKKIMYDLLHLTPEGYEIWAKSIEPKVVELLGEKK
- the lhgO gene encoding L-2-hydroxyglutarate oxidase, translating into MQTSDVIVIGGGIVGLSTAYQFTQRFPGRTIRVLEKEAGPAAHQTGHNSGVLHSGIYYKPGSLRALNCRSGKKLMEEFCEREGVAYDVCGKVIVACSEQELPGLQRIFERGQANGVQCEMIGRERLCELEPYTAGIRAIHVPEAGIVDYRGVCRRLVERIQEAGGEFTTQAKVTAMRQETDGVVVTTTAGEFRASRIVNCTGLHSDRTTRLSGREPEVKIVPFRGEYYELKPEAKHLCRNLIYPVPDPSFPFLGVHFTRMTSGKVECGPNAVLAFAREGYRKRDINLRDLGETLAYRGFRKLAAKHWRTGLGEMRRSFSKGAFVAALQRLIPEITSDQLTAAPAGVRAQAVANDGSIVDDFVIQNFGRVVNVCNAPSPAATSALQIGLSILDRLEFDA